Proteins from one Setaria italica strain Yugu1 chromosome V, Setaria_italica_v2.0, whole genome shotgun sequence genomic window:
- the LOC101774480 gene encoding cytochrome P450 71A1 has product MDVSPFVALLFVALLSLLFTTRKRGCPSRGNGRRLPPSPLGLPLLGHLPLLGSLPHRNLQAMAAKHGPVMLLHLGRVPTVVASSAAAAQEVMKTRDLAFASRPRVRMAERLLYGRDMAFAPYGERWRQSRRVGVLHLLSHRSVQSFRHAREQEAAAMVDRVRRGADDVVNLNAVLISYTNGVISRATFGNGGSYGLDGGEKLAKVFAEFEELLGTVTMGEFVPWLAWVDTLMGLDARTARMSDEMDALVERVIADHRRRRRGGRREGEGDDRRDFVDVLLDVNEAEEHTGGGVLFDDVAIKAMVLVMFAAATDTTYTSLVWAMAELINHPHEMRRVQDEVRAAVGGGDHVAEDHLENLSYLKRVIKETLRLHAPLPLLLPHETTEDTELLGYHVPARTRVIVNAWAIGRDPAAWERPEEFMPERFAADDMKADYVLGQDFRFVPFGAGRRGCPGVGFAVPSMELALASLLYHFDWELPAGGPSKLEMDELNGLSVRLKATLNLVAKPWSP; this is encoded by the exons ATGGACGTCTCACCGTTTGTTGCACTCCTGTTCGTTGCTCTCCTCTCCCTACTCTTCACCACTAGGAAGAGGGGTTGTCCGTCGAGAGGGAATGGCCGGCGATTGCCTCCGTCGCCGCTGGGGCTTCCTCTTCTCGGCCACCTGCCCCTTCTTGGCTCCCTACCGCACCGTAATCTCCAAGCGATGGCCGCCAAGCACGGCCCGGTCATGCTCCTGCACCTCGGCCGCGTGCCCACCGTGgtggcctcgtcggcggcggcggcgcaggaggtCATGAAGACCCGCGACCTGGCGTTCGCGAGCCGCCCGAGGGTGCGCATGGCCGAGCGCCTCTTGTACGGCCGCGACATGGCCTTCGCCCCCTACGGCGAGCGCTGGCGCCAGTCGCGCCGCGTCGGCGTGCTCCACCTCCTCAGCCACCGCAGCGTCCAGTCCTTCCGCCACGCCCGGGagcaggaggccgccgccatggtcgaccgcgtccgccgcggcgccgacgacgtcgtcaaccTCAACGCCGTCCTCATCTCGTACACCAACGGCGTCATCTCCCGCGCCACGTTCGGCAACGGTGGGAGCTACGGGCTCGACGGTGGCGAGAAGCTCGCGAAGGTGTTCGCCGAGTTCGAGGAGCTGCTTGGGACGGTCACCATGGGGGAGTTCGTGCCGTGGTTGGCGTGGGTGGACACGCTGATGGGGCTGGACGCCAGGACAGCGCGCATGTCCGACGAGATGGACGCCTTGGTCGAGCGGGTCATCGCCGACCATCGGCGGAGGCGccgtggcggccggcgggagggggagggagacgaTCGCCGGGATTTCGTGGACGTGCTGTTGGACGTCAACGAGGCCGAGGAGCACACCGGCGGTGGAGTCCTGTTTGACGACGTAGCCATCAAGGCCATGGTCCTG GTCAtgttcgccgccgccaccgacacGACCTACACCTCGTTGGTATGGGCCATGGCGGAGCTCATCAACCACCCGCACGAGATGCGCCGTGTCCAAGACGAGGTCCGCGCGGCCGTCGGCGGTGGCGACCACGTCGCCGAAGATCACCTGGAGAACCTGAGCTACCTGAAGCGCGTGATCAAGGAGACGCTCCGGCTGCATGCGCCGTTGCCACTCCTCCTGCCCCATGAGACGACGGAGGACACCGAGCTGCTCGGCTACCACGTTCCAGCTCGCACCCGTGTCATCGTGAACGCCTGGGCCATCGGCCGGGACCCGGCGGCGTGGGAGCGCCCGGAGGAGTTCATGCCGGAGCGGTTCGCCGCCGACGACATGAAGGCGGACTACGTGCTTGGGCAGGACTTCAGGTTCGTGCCGTTCGGCGCCGGGAGGAGGGGGTGTCCTGGGGTCGGGTTCGCCGTGCCATCCATGGAGCTCGCATTGGCAAGCCTGCTGTACCACTTCGACTGGGagctgccggccggcgggccGTCGAAGCTGGAGATGGACGAGCTGAATGGGCTATCGGTGCGGCTCAAGGCGACGCTGAATTTGGTTGCCAAGCCATGGTCTCCCTAA